The Oryzias melastigma strain HK-1 linkage group LG13, ASM292280v2, whole genome shotgun sequence genome window below encodes:
- the LOC112149181 gene encoding protein Smaug homolog 2 isoform X2 has protein sequence MMFRDQVGILTDWFKSWNECEQTVALLSLLKRVSRTQARFLHICLEHWLADCTEIHILEAEANNAAIVSQWHQEPKEKVVSLLLSHLPLLQPRNSEAKCEYMKLLQKVLSHTIESSLFVEESRQLLSYALIHPATTLDDRTSLAMWLNHLEEHLSGGYPPRPPSSPYHPRQGSDEWPSSAEALDPGNAWHDKSPSSSTSPAGQNGHMPFPGVVGQLQPSPLKKSMSNIPSSPQACGSEWVSQDDIGGRQNFIPTDHAPLSPQSSVASSGSEQTEEQGSARNTFQEDGSGMKDVPAWLKSLRLHKYASLFSQMTYEEMMILTEQHLESQNVTKGARHKIALSIQKLRERQSVLRSLEKDILEGGNMRNALQELQQIIITPIKAYSPPSAAQPATETGSSPSEITKTGAEKESEPFQSHSTPPCDGESSATPISDGDIAGQFTRVMGKVCTQLLVSRPDEENISCYLQLIEKSLSHEAFTETHKKRLVSWKQQVLKLLRLFPRKAMLDMPAYRQKGWNYGSNSLPTAGSVSGGVGRRGQRQFQMTPRGLPAGRICLPGGIGGASPRHTLTNPALAGQGRQNLWFANPGGSNSMPSQSRSSVQRTHSLPVHTSPQTMLMFQQQECQVPGADLEINPTLESLCLSMTEHALGDGTDRTSTI, from the exons ATGATGTTCCGAGACCAGGTGGGCATCCTCACAGATTGGTTCAAAAGTTGGAACGAGTGTGAACAGACGGTGGCACTCCTGTCCCTCCTGAAGAGGGTGTCTCGCACCCAAGCTCGCTTCCTACACATCTGTCTGGAACACTGGCTGGCAGACTGCACAGAGATCCACATCCTTGAAGCTGAAGCCAACAATGCAG CAATTGTCAGCCAGTGGCATCAAGAGCCAAAAGAGAAAGTGGTGTCCCTCCTGTTGTCTCACTTGCCGCTGTTGCAGCCACGTAACAGTGAGGCTAAATGTGAGTACATGAAACTGCTCCAGAAGGTTTTGAGTCACACTATTGAAAGTAGCCTATTTGTGGAAGAAAGCCGACAGCTGCTCTCCTACGCACTCATCCACCCCGCCACAACACTGGATGATCGCACCTCACTGGCCATGTGGCTCAACCACCTGGAGGAACATCTTTCTGGTGGCTATCCGCCTCGGCCCCCATCCAGCCCGTACCACCCGCGGCAAGGCTCGGATGAATGGCCGAGCTCAGCCGAGGCTCTGGACCCGGGGAACGCGTGGCACGATAAGTCCCCTTCATCTAGTACGTCTCCAGCAGGCCAGAACGGACATATGCCTTTTCCAG GTGTGGTGGGGCAGTTGCAGCCTAGCCCTCTGAAAAAGTCCATGTCCAATATTCCTTCCAGTCCCCAGGCCTGTGGCTCGGAATGGGTGAGCCAGGATGACATCGGGGGCCGACAGAACTTCATCCCAACAGACCACGCCCCCCTTTCACCCCAGAGCAGTGTAGCTTCCTCAGGCAGcgaacagacagaagagcagggCTCGGCTCGCAACACCTTTCAGGAAGACGGCAGTGGCATGAAAG ATGTCCCTGCGTGGTTGAAGAGTCTCCGCCTTCATAAATATGCATCGTTATTCTCACAGATGACCTATGAAGAGATGATGATTCTCACAGAGCAACATCTGGAGTCTCAG AACGTCACAAAAGGAGCGCGACATAAGATCGCCTTGAGTATCCAGAAACTGCGAGAACGGCAAAGTGTACTCAGGTCTTTAGAAAAG gatattttggaagGGGGGAACATGCGCAATGCTCTCCAAGAGCTGCAACAAATCATCATCACACCCATCAAGGCCTACAGCCCGCCCAGTGCGGCGCAGCCCGCCACTGAGACCGGGAGCTCGCCGTCTGAAATCACAAAAACCGGAGCGGAGAAAGAGTCGGAGCCCTTCCAGTCCCACAGCACGCCCCCCTGTGATGGAGAGTCCTCGGCCACGCCGATTTCAGACGGAGACATTGCTGGACAGTTCACCCGAGTCATGGGTAAAG TGTGTACCCAGCTTTTGGTGTCCAGgccagatgaggaaaatattaGCTGTTACCTTCAGCTTATTGAAAAAAGTCTGTCACATGAG GCGTTCACAGAAACTCACAAGAAAAGGCTGGTGTCCTGGAAGCAGCAGGTCCTCAAGCTGCTGCGCTTGTTTCCCCGCAAAGCGATGCTGGACATGCCAGCGTACCGACAGAAAGG TTGGAACTATGGGTCAAACTCCCTCCCCACAGCAGGCTCTGTGAGTGGAGGTGTAGGAAGGCGGGGCCAAAGGCAGTTTCAAATGACCCCTCGAGGCCTCCCAGCTGGGCGTATATGTCTTCCTGGTGGGATTGGAGGAGCATCTCCACGCCACACACTCACCAATCCTGCGCTGGCTGGCCAGGGTAGACAA AACCTGTGGTTTGCCAACCCTGGGGGGAGCAACAGCATGCCAAGTCAGAGTCGCAGCTCCGTGCAGCGGACCCACTCACTTCCTGTCCATACGTCCCCACAAACCATGCTCATGTTCCAGCAGCAAG AATGCCAAGTTCCAGGTGCTGACCTGGAGATCAACCCTACGCTGGAGTCACTGTGCCTCAGTATGACAGAGCATGCCTTAGGAG aCGGAACAGACCGGACAtcaacaatatga
- the LOC112149181 gene encoding protein Smaug homolog 2 isoform X1, giving the protein MMFRDQVGILTDWFKSWNECEQTVALLSLLKRVSRTQARFLHICLEHWLADCTEIHILEAEANNAAIVSQWHQEPKEKVVSLLLSHLPLLQPRNSEAKCEYMKLLQKVLSHTIESSLFVEESRQLLSYALIHPATTLDDRTSLAMWLNHLEEHLSGGYPPRPPSSPYHPRQGSDEWPSSAEALDPGNAWHDKSPSSSTSPAGQNGHMPFPGGMSSPINSNNTGVVGQLQPSPLKKSMSNIPSSPQACGSEWVSQDDIGGRQNFIPTDHAPLSPQSSVASSGSEQTEEQGSARNTFQEDGSGMKDVPAWLKSLRLHKYASLFSQMTYEEMMILTEQHLESQNVTKGARHKIALSIQKLRERQSVLRSLEKDILEGGNMRNALQELQQIIITPIKAYSPPSAAQPATETGSSPSEITKTGAEKESEPFQSHSTPPCDGESSATPISDGDIAGQFTRVMGKVCTQLLVSRPDEENISCYLQLIEKSLSHEAFTETHKKRLVSWKQQVLKLLRLFPRKAMLDMPAYRQKGWNYGSNSLPTAGSVSGGVGRRGQRQFQMTPRGLPAGRICLPGGIGGASPRHTLTNPALAGQGRQNLWFANPGGSNSMPSQSRSSVQRTHSLPVHTSPQTMLMFQQQECQVPGADLEINPTLESLCLSMTEHALGDGTDRTSTI; this is encoded by the exons ATGATGTTCCGAGACCAGGTGGGCATCCTCACAGATTGGTTCAAAAGTTGGAACGAGTGTGAACAGACGGTGGCACTCCTGTCCCTCCTGAAGAGGGTGTCTCGCACCCAAGCTCGCTTCCTACACATCTGTCTGGAACACTGGCTGGCAGACTGCACAGAGATCCACATCCTTGAAGCTGAAGCCAACAATGCAG CAATTGTCAGCCAGTGGCATCAAGAGCCAAAAGAGAAAGTGGTGTCCCTCCTGTTGTCTCACTTGCCGCTGTTGCAGCCACGTAACAGTGAGGCTAAATGTGAGTACATGAAACTGCTCCAGAAGGTTTTGAGTCACACTATTGAAAGTAGCCTATTTGTGGAAGAAAGCCGACAGCTGCTCTCCTACGCACTCATCCACCCCGCCACAACACTGGATGATCGCACCTCACTGGCCATGTGGCTCAACCACCTGGAGGAACATCTTTCTGGTGGCTATCCGCCTCGGCCCCCATCCAGCCCGTACCACCCGCGGCAAGGCTCGGATGAATGGCCGAGCTCAGCCGAGGCTCTGGACCCGGGGAACGCGTGGCACGATAAGTCCCCTTCATCTAGTACGTCTCCAGCAGGCCAGAACGGACATATGCCTTTTCCAGGTGGGATGTCCTCACCCATTAACAGCAATAATACAG GTGTGGTGGGGCAGTTGCAGCCTAGCCCTCTGAAAAAGTCCATGTCCAATATTCCTTCCAGTCCCCAGGCCTGTGGCTCGGAATGGGTGAGCCAGGATGACATCGGGGGCCGACAGAACTTCATCCCAACAGACCACGCCCCCCTTTCACCCCAGAGCAGTGTAGCTTCCTCAGGCAGcgaacagacagaagagcagggCTCGGCTCGCAACACCTTTCAGGAAGACGGCAGTGGCATGAAAG ATGTCCCTGCGTGGTTGAAGAGTCTCCGCCTTCATAAATATGCATCGTTATTCTCACAGATGACCTATGAAGAGATGATGATTCTCACAGAGCAACATCTGGAGTCTCAG AACGTCACAAAAGGAGCGCGACATAAGATCGCCTTGAGTATCCAGAAACTGCGAGAACGGCAAAGTGTACTCAGGTCTTTAGAAAAG gatattttggaagGGGGGAACATGCGCAATGCTCTCCAAGAGCTGCAACAAATCATCATCACACCCATCAAGGCCTACAGCCCGCCCAGTGCGGCGCAGCCCGCCACTGAGACCGGGAGCTCGCCGTCTGAAATCACAAAAACCGGAGCGGAGAAAGAGTCGGAGCCCTTCCAGTCCCACAGCACGCCCCCCTGTGATGGAGAGTCCTCGGCCACGCCGATTTCAGACGGAGACATTGCTGGACAGTTCACCCGAGTCATGGGTAAAG TGTGTACCCAGCTTTTGGTGTCCAGgccagatgaggaaaatattaGCTGTTACCTTCAGCTTATTGAAAAAAGTCTGTCACATGAG GCGTTCACAGAAACTCACAAGAAAAGGCTGGTGTCCTGGAAGCAGCAGGTCCTCAAGCTGCTGCGCTTGTTTCCCCGCAAAGCGATGCTGGACATGCCAGCGTACCGACAGAAAGG TTGGAACTATGGGTCAAACTCCCTCCCCACAGCAGGCTCTGTGAGTGGAGGTGTAGGAAGGCGGGGCCAAAGGCAGTTTCAAATGACCCCTCGAGGCCTCCCAGCTGGGCGTATATGTCTTCCTGGTGGGATTGGAGGAGCATCTCCACGCCACACACTCACCAATCCTGCGCTGGCTGGCCAGGGTAGACAA AACCTGTGGTTTGCCAACCCTGGGGGGAGCAACAGCATGCCAAGTCAGAGTCGCAGCTCCGTGCAGCGGACCCACTCACTTCCTGTCCATACGTCCCCACAAACCATGCTCATGTTCCAGCAGCAAG AATGCCAAGTTCCAGGTGCTGACCTGGAGATCAACCCTACGCTGGAGTCACTGTGCCTCAGTATGACAGAGCATGCCTTAGGAG aCGGAACAGACCGGACAtcaacaatatga
- the socs9 gene encoding suppressor of cytokine signaling 9, with protein METRNQTSSSSSSPQRDSWRWLGLEATTSLPGQEQVTARASVATVSTATELPVLIEADGRGSSSSRTLRQKIQDAMGQCFPIKTHSAAATPVPQSFCSSSSAACASSKRKIHLSELMLENCPFPVGSELAQKWYLIKQHTAPITQSPLLDSAVVCSAPTSAMAAVVEDVDDRLRERRRISIEQGVDPPPNAEIHTFEVTAQINPLYKHGPKLAHGMNELSGPDRASVQQQQQQQLLLQRQQQHQLLLQSCLDTLDEVVASASASAHISDTAPDLSLDPEVTVTDPSSGASLPQIEHHNCQDAAYRIHTQIDYIHCLVPDLLQITSLPSYWGVMDRYEAENLLEGKPEGTFLLRDSAQEDYLFSVSFRRYGRSLHARIEQWNHNFSFDVHDPSVFHAPTVTGLLEHYKDPNSCMFFEPLLSNPIHRTQPFSLQRICRAVISSCTTYDGINLLPIPNALKKHLKEYHYKQRVRVRRMDTWWE; from the coding sequence ATGGAGACTAGGAACCAAACATCCTCCTCTTCGTCGTCTCCCCAGAGGGACAGTTGGAGGTGGCTGGGCTTGGAAGCTACAACGTCATTACCGGGACAAGAACAGGTTACGGCCAGGGCGAGTGTGGCGACGGTTAGCACCGCCACAGAATTACCAGTGCTCATTGAAGCGGATGGTAGAGGATCGAGCAGCAGCCGGACTCTCAGGCAAAAAATCCAAGATGCCATGGGGCAGTGTTTCCCTATAAAGACGCACAGCGCAGCGGCAACTCCAGTCCCACAGTCGTTCTGCTCATCCTCATCGGCTGCCTGTGCTTCCTCCAAGCGGAAGATCCATCTCAGCGAGCTGATGCTGGAAAACTGCCCATTCCCTGTGGGGTCAGAGCTGGCTCAGAAGTGGTATCTCATTAAGCAGCATACAGCGCCCATTACTCAGTCTCCCCTGCTGGATTCTGCCGTCGTGTGCAGTGCCCCGACTTCAGCCATGGCCGCTGTGGTGGAGGATGTTGACGATAGGCTGCGAGAGCGGAGGCGCATTAGCATCGAACAAGGCGTTGACCCGCCACCCAACGCAGAAATCCATACATTTGAGGTGACGGCACAAATTAACCCCCTCTACAAGCATGGCCCAAAACTGGCCCATGGAATGAATGAGTTATCTGGACCTGACCGAGCCTCcgttcagcagcagcagcagcagcaacttCTTCTCCAACGACAGCAGCAACACCAACTTCTTTTACAGAGCTGTTTGGACACCCTAGATGAAGTCGTGGCCTCGGCGTCGGCCTCTGCTCATATCTCCGATACAGCTCCCGACCTCTCGCTTGACCCAGAGGTCACAGTGACCGATCCAAGCTCTGGAGCCTCGCTTCCTCAGATCGAGCACCATAATTGCCAGGATGCGGCTTACCGCATCCACACTCAGATCGATTACATTCATTGTTTGGTTCCAGACCTGCTGCAGATCACCAGCCTCCCCTCTTACTGGGGGGTGATGGACCGCTACGAGGCAGAGAACCTGCTGGAGGGAAAGCCTGAGGGCACCTTCCTCCTCCGAGACTCCGCGCAGGAAGACTACCTCTTCTCCGTCAGCTTCCGCCGCTACGGCCGCTCCCTGCACGCGCGCATCGAGCAGTGGAACCACAACTTCAGCTTCGACGTGCACGACCCCAGCGTCTTCCACGCGCCCACCGTCACGGGACTGCTGGAGCATTACAAGGACCCCAACTCTTGCATGTTTTTCGAGCCCCTTTTGTCCAACCCCATCCACCGCACACAGCCTTTCAGCTTGCAGCGCATCTGCAGGGCTGTTATAAGCAGCTGCACCACCTATGATGGCATCAACTTGCTACCCATTCCAAATGCGTTGAAGAAGCACCTGAAAGAATACCACTATAAGCAGCGAGTACGCGTACGGCGGATGGATACATGGTGGGAATGA